aatcctagcaaaaccattgaaaacgtaagaaccacacatacattatatataaaattaataatagctacaaattcacagtaacagtgggtaaatactaactatatactgcacagggcagtacacatacataccagcttatgtctatctcggctgatgctcacagataaactgacactgtgaaatagaggcagcctcaggaagtgagtgacgcgtactggacaggtcgatctgggctactgagtgacttttgtcctgaatcatacttgtcaaaatacttttgggtttccacacacttagctatatatttcttcttttctaatactgtatattagtttttgatgtttattgttatttggtttaactttattacttacttataataggtttactttacaactttatatactaagacaaagttaacaataatcctcataccgggtaccgcattgttttcttgattttcagaattcataactttttttctgtcacccctccattaccccccaaaaatggttaaattactcccagggggtaatttacccccagtttgggaaccactgccttagTGGAAAGGGGTGGAGCTGaaagccacagggagacccagaagatccgcaaatatgaagaccttctccCTCGGTATAACTTCATACCAATAAGgtaggagacccttggagcatggggcaagtgtgctctaaagttcctcaaagagctgggtgaaaagctcaccATAGAAACCAatgaccacagggcgaccagcttcctctttcagagactcagtgttgcaatccagagaggaaatgcctgcagcactCTGGGCACGCGGCCAACCGTAAGGGaattggacgaagtattcgagatgtagctctgagttacctatgttattttgctttctattgtatctttgtgaatgttttgtcaatgtattttgtctttaaataaaacatactgatatatagggggtggtaggagaaaattctcaaacagcttcagggagaaccttgagttttccctgaagcaagtttattcttttctctgaggatgagggtccccaggacagttctagaggtggtacctcccaatatatatatatatatatatatatatatatatatatatatatatatatatatatatatatatatatgcaataagatcacagtaaacaggtgattttaaattatgcaaaacaaccactgtgaaagagtagtgaaattccaagcgctttcgtgactactcacattgtcaaggaattatgaaagtaatacatcaaaggaaggcaattaaaggagGGCAGGGACGGGACAGAAAGTAGGAAGTGTAGATATTGCTGGTAGAGGTAAtgtaggtagtggaagtagtatcagtcggtaggggtagtagtagtaggtaggggGAGTAGTAGGAGGtaggggagtagtagtagtaggtagggggagtagtagtagtaggtagggggagtagtagtagtagtaggtagggggtagtagtagtagtagtaggtaggggggagtagtagtagtaggtaggggggagtagtagtagtaggtaggggGGAGTAGTAGTAGGTAGGGGGAGTAGTAAGAGGTAgggggggtagtagtagtagtagttaggggtagtagtagtaggtaggggGAGTAGTAGGAGGTAATGGTGTAGTAGTAGGAGGTAGGGGAGTAGTAATAGGAGGTAGGGGGAGTAGTAGTAGGAGGTAGGGGGAGTAGTAGTAGGAGGTAGGGGGAGTAGTAGGAGGTAGGGGGAGTAGTAGTAGGAGGTAGGGGGAGTAGTAGTAGGAGGTagggggagtagtagtagtaggtaggggagtagtagtagtaggtaggggagtagtagtagtaggtaggggagtagtagtagtaggtagggtagtagtagtagtaggtaggggAGTAATAGCAGTAGGTAGGGGAGTAATAGCAGTAGGTAGGGGGAGTAGTAGTAGGAGGTAGGGGGAGTAGTAGTAGGAGGTAGGGGGAGTAATAGtaggaggtagggagagtagtAGAAGAAGGTAGGGGAGTAATAGTAGGAGGTAGGGGGAGTAGTAGTAGGAGGTAGGGGGAGTAGTAGTAGGTAGGGGGAGTAGTAGTAGGAGGTAGGGGGAGTAGTAGTAGGAGGtagggtagtagtagtatgaggtagggtagtagtagtaggtaggagagtagtagtagtaggtagcgGAGTAGTAGTAGGAAGTAGGGGAGTAGTAGTAGGAggtagggtagtagtagtaggaggtagGGGGAGTAGTAGTAGGAGGTAGGGGTAGTAGGAGGTAGGGGAGTAGTAGTAGGAGGTAGGGGGAGTATTAGTAGTAGGAGGTAGGGGAGTAGTAGGAggtaggggtagtagtagtaggaggtaggggtagtagtagtaggaggtaggggtagtagtagtaggaggtaggggtagtagtagtaggaggtaggggtagtagtagtagtaggaggggtagtagtagtaggaggtaggggtagtagtagtagtaggaggtaggggtagtagtagtaggaggtaggggtagtagtagtagtaggaggtaggggtagtagtagtaggaggtaggggtagtagtagtagtaggaggtagGGGAAGTAGTAGTAGGAGGTAGGGGAAGTAGTAGTAGGAGGTAGGGGAAGTAGTAGTAGGAGGTAGGGGAAGTAGTAGTAGGAGGTAGGGGAGTAGTAGTAGGAGGTAGGGTAGTAGTAGGTAGGGGGAGTAATAGTAGGTAGGGGGAGTAATAGTAGGTAGGGGGAGTAAGAGTAGTAGGTAGGGAGAGTAATAGTAgtaggtaggggtggtggtagtagtagtaatagtaggtaggggtagtagtaggcacgggaagtagtagtagtaggcaggGGAAGTAGTAGTAGGCAGGGGAAGTAGTAGTAGGCaggggaagtagtagtagtagtaggcaggGGAAGTAGTAGTAGGCAGGGGAAGTAGTAGTAGTCAGGAGAAGTAGtattagtaggtagtagtagtagtagtataatcatgggggagcgctaagcccgtaggattacacagcgcatgtggggggagggatgcaaggtattcaagctcaattcagggaactggagcacagatccaattccccagatcaagaacccctcaccagcgtcaaggaacctcccttgaggggaagggtagtagtaataatagtgccACAAGAGACAAAGGGGAAGTGAAGCGAGgtaatagtagtcgtagtagtagcagtagcagcatcatgtCTTTTCTGCATGTGAATAAAAAGTCAACATACGCGGTTGAAAAAAATACACTACATCTAAATAGTACTAGGCTTGTTGACACTGTTCTGAGAAATACGAgtctatcaagactgatggactgaccacatcgactcaaggctgagggactcattacctcattctcctcctgttcttcaagtttatcctttgtatggactaatgaagccacagtgtggcgaaacgtttcctcaataaagatacccaagagttgcacatgtgtctaatttaacaaataTAGTAAGACTTTCACGAGGACAATATTGCTGAATTAGAACAATTATTGAACGAAAACAAACACTATAAATGTTCACCAGGTGAGTCAGAACACTCGCAACACAACTTCAATTATTATCAAACATCTCCCACTAAAACACTTTCCTGAGACCTTTTTGAGTAAAACGCAAGTTAAACATTTCAGAATTAATTTGTGGGGATAAATGGCAAACATTTTGTAAATATCTTGTAAAAAGATATGAAGTTCAGGACATATTTTTTTTCAGAGAATATGAACAGTTAGCTGAAGTACAAAGTTCAGTCCGTGGCTGTATTTTCAGCTGTAACTGGTGAAAGTACTGTTGTAACTAGTGAACACTGCTGTAACTAGTGAAAGCACTACTGCAACTAGTGAAAGCACGACTGTAACTAGTGAAAGCACGACTGTAACTAGTGAAAGCACGACTGTAACTAGTGAAAGCACTACTGTAACTAGTGAAAGCACTGAAAGCACGTAGTGTACTGTACTAGTGCACTACTGTAACTAATGAAAGCACTACTGCAACTAGTGAAAGCACTACTGCAACTAGTGAAAGCACTACTGCAACTAGTGAAAGCACTACTGTAACTAGTGAAAGCACTACTGTAACTAGTGAAAGCACTACTGTAACTAGTGAAAGCACTACTGCAACTAGTGAAAGCACTACTGCAACTAGTGAAAGCACTACTGCAACTAGTGAAAGCACTACTGTAACTAGTGAAAGCACTACTGTAACTAATGAAAGCACTACTGTAACTAGTAAAAGCACTACTGCAACTAGTGAAAGCACTACTGTAACTAGTGAAAGCACTACTGTAACTAGTGAAAGCACTACTGTAACTAGTGAAAGCACTACTGTAACTAGTGAAAGCACTACTGCAACTAGTGAAAGCACTACTGCAACTAGTGAAAGCACTACTGTAACTAGTGAAAGCACTACTGCAACTAGTGAAAGCACTACTGCAATTAGTGAAAGCACTACTGCAACTAGTGAAAGCACTACTGCAACTAGTGAAAGCACGACTGTAACTAGTGAAAGCACTACTGTAACTAGTGAAAGCACTACTGTAACTAGTGAAAGCACTACTGTAACTAGTGAAAGCACTACGGTAACTAGTGAAAGCACTACTGTAACTAGTGAAAGCACTACTGTAACTAGTGAAAGCACTACTGTAACTAGTGAAAGCACTACTGTAACTAGTGAAAGCACTACTGTAACTAGTGAAAGCACTACGGTAACTAGTGAAAGCACTACTGTAACTAATGAAAGCACTACTGCAACTAGTGAAAGCACGACTATAACTAGTGAAAGCACGACTATAACTAGTGAAGGCATTACTGTAACTAGTGAAAGCACTACTGTAACTAGTGAAAGCACTACTGTAACTAGTGAAAGCTCTACTGCAACTAGTGAAAGCACTACTGTAACTAGTGAAAGCACTACTGCAACTAGTGAAAGCACTATTGCAACTAGTGAAAGCACTATTGCAACTAGTGAAAGCACTACTGTAACTAGTAAAAGCACTACTGTAACTAGTGAAAGCACTACTGTAACTAGTAAAAGCACTACTGCAACTAGTGAAAGCACTATTGCAACTAGTGAAAGCACTACTGCAACTAGTGAAAGCACTATTGCAACTAGTGAAAGCACTACTGTAACTAGTGAAAGCACTACTGTAAATGATGCTGCATAGTTTGCAAGTTTCTTCTGCAGCACATGagagagaggagctcacgacgacgtttcggtccgacttagaccatttaccaAGCCACATAATAATTAATATACTAGTCGGTATTTAATACAAAGTAACCACAGATATTTCAGTGAGAATCAACATGGGCTACTATGTTCAACATAGCCTCTGAAAGTTTACCGTTCGTAAGATGTCCCTACACTCCCCACGCTGCCAGGCACATGTTGATATAcatttacctaacctaatctaaactaaCGTAACAGAACCGAGAATAATCAATTTCAAGGTTTTTGAGCCATTTCGAGATCTTTGAGAAATGAAAAGTAATTCTTATAACACTGGCTGCCCTATCTGAAGAAAATATCTATATTACATGATATTTTTGCTTTAGCTAAGTACGAAAGCTATACCATAATATTTCTGTTAAATGTGTAGTGAAAGCTATttgattatatataattatagatCAGAAAGGAAAGTGCGTACTACAATTAGAGATTAATGGACTGAGGATTTTTATGGTGGATAGTGAAGAACAATTGACTTATATTGACAAAAAGATGCAGCTGGTACAAAAAGGATGGGGGACAAAAAATTACAAATGCAACCATACCTTCGAGATTAAGATTCAGTTTTGGGAAgggttaaatttttgccaaactTGGGTAAAAAATAATACGAGCCAAAGCAATGGAAAACGCAACTTTCAAAGATAAATCTGGCCAACTAGCAGTGATAGATGTTAAATAAACAATAACGTGTAATCTTGTTTACCTTTGCATGGCTTAAGGGGGTTCATCGCCCCAGCAGCCCGGACTCATACAGGTCTTCAATCTGCATCCAGCTTGAAGCACATTCAGATCAAATTATGATCACCGTTGTGCTAAACGAGTTATGACACACCAGGACTTTAGGATGAATAAGGTAAACGTAATAAATCTTTCAATAATTTGTTGATTATGTTAATATATTTAGAGGGAAGAACTAAACCCGTAAAGGTCATACAACGCTTGGAAAAAAAAGCTGACAATCATCTTTCAAAGGGAAGAAGGATCTAATTCTTTAGAACAAGAGCAGCTTACCATCATGAAAGTAACTCCCTTGAGGGGCATAATTAATTAAACCAACACTAAACCAAGACTATTACTACTTCGTCTACTCAGTATTACCCAGGTAGAAAATCAGTGTTATGAAACAGCAGCAACCGGTTTTTGTTGCTATCTCAGCACGAGGAAAAAATACATGAGAATGTAACAGCTAGTTCGCATAGCATCCTTGAGACGAGACTCACCCCGTGGAGGTAAAAGTTATGAATTAGTAAGAGTGATGGTAACCCACGTTATTCTAACTGGGTGTTATGGAAAATATTAAGTTGCTAATAGTAAttttatatacacaatatataatatatatatatataaatatatatatatatatatatatatatatatatatatatatatatatatatatatatatatatatatatatatatatatataatatatatatatttcctgtagttattttgcatattataaaatcacctgtttattatGATCTTATTGCTCCTCCTCCTGGCACCTTCCCACCTAACCTTTGACGCTCCTGTAACCTGACGAACCCTTGCTGAAATACCAGACAATATCCTCATTGCCTTACCGAACtgtaccagctcaggctgacagatttcagtaCCATGCATGTACTCCAGTCATGAAATGTAAAACTGAAAACATAGCTAGTTCTGTTCTATGTAACTACCATGTAGAATATGGAAGctgcacactgctgatgtgtctaacattgtttattattattaataatattcacACACCTTTCCTTTTCACTCTCTCACCATCAGCTGGGATGATGGAGATATCTTTATAAAAATTccgtttctcctgtgtatgagaTAGACTATGCTGAGAGGTGGCAGTTCCCAAGCTAAAAAGAAAACCTTTAAACCTCTCGTAGCTGATCCATCCTTGctggaatgcttgacgatattCTCATTGCCCTAATTCATGCGTAAGAAGGATTACAAATTCTTAGTTTTCTTCGTGAAGGAACGAGAcaaattcctcaaaacagttcttGATCAGTCggattgtggtgcatacgttggactgcaggCGGTATGCAGTGAAAGATTGATTGATTGGGCCAGCAaacaggaggtctggtctggagcCTAGCCACGCGGAGAGCCCTCCGAAAGCGGATTCAGGTAAACTCCAAACAGACAGATTTCAAGACTTTGTATGACACGATCATGGGTGATTGAATACGACAGTATAACATAGctaacttttgttcccactgtgtaactatcgtatGAGGTAGGGTAGCGACACAGTGGGTGCTCCCGctacgtaactatcatacagagtagcagCATACTGACGAGGTATTCATATTTATTTAAAAGAACTCCTtttaccatccatctctcctctcaaaacccatccaccacctcctcacAATCCACACTATCCATCCTCTCACTTCTACCCCTCCCATACCACTCCCTCAACACATTATCCATCCCGTCACTACTACCCCACCAGTCCCCCCACTTTACAACCCACACTATCCCCACCCATCCACTACCCCCCTCCTAACAGACACTTTCTAACCCTACAACTTACCTGTAACCTGTTTCAAGAGTGTTCCTACTTTTACAGTCAACCCTGAAGCCAGGCCTCCCTGATGACTGCCTTGTCGACAAGTTCGTTGCTGTTATCGGCTCGCTTTctcacagccatcacagcctggttgatctaagAATACGGAGGTGGTGATCCAGTTACTCTTAAttgcttctacacttgttccagtaatatttctgacaatctgctggtagcaggttgaatagtGGGGACCGACGGATGTTGGTACGACAGATATTGGCACTCCAGATGTTGGTACGACAGATGTTGGCAGTGTTTACCTTATGCTGATGATCTATAACACTGACAAGCAGATGAAGAAGACATATATGGGACAGTCTGGTTTATGGACAAGACATTTCGCCTGctcagcagacttcttcagtcgaaatacgCAGGACACAGCTTAAGTGTCGTTTTCCATCGCCGCCTCCAAAATCGCAGCTCTCCAGGTTTCTGGTCGTCCCTGTGGCTCCAGACATTcccagagagagagcgagagagagagagagagagagagagagagagagagagcgagagagtgagagtgagagtgagagtgagagagagagagagagagagcgagagagagagagggggtggagggagagggagaaaaacCATGCAATTGTATAGGCATTGTCATCTTAGTATTGTATTATCATCTTAGTATGAGTGTATCCCTGTCCATTATAAATATTTTTCTATGCAGCAAAAGTGAATCTCTGTAAAATATATTGACGAGACTgtatttattatgattattattattacaacttcTACATCCTCTTCTTCCTGGCATGTTGGTCCAGATTTTGCTGGCGTGGTCACTCCCAGTCAGTGAGTCAAGGTCTCTCTACCTTTCCCTTTCCCAACTTAACCATGTCATGACTAGGGATGGGCGGAGGCTACGGTATATAAGACGTGTGTGATCGCTACTGATCATCACACTTGATCTTCTCATACACAGAATAACATGGCCTACAAGGTACAGAGTCGGTCTTAGTGAATATAATTACTACATTAGGGCATATGTCATAGATTCTTCTATTCAGGAACGTTGTTTTGTTTAAAGATTTCGAGAACCTCTGATATTTCAGGTTTTCATCTTGGCTGCCCTCCTGGCCATCGCTTCAGCAGAGCAGCGTCCTTCCTATGGCCCTCCACCACCCACTTACAGCCCTCCAACTCCCTCCTACAACCCTCCAAGACCTGCATACAACGCTCCGGAACCAGTGGCAAGTCCACTAATTAATTTAACcctcagcaaaaaaaaaattatcacaaTCATATTTTACCTATGACATTCAAGTCTAGACTACAGTACCAGTGCAGAAATTAGTAAAATTATATTACTAGCCCTTAAAATCCATATGTATTTTAATAGATTTTGCCTCTAATTCTCAGGGTCCTGCCCAGTACAACTTCAACTGGGCCGTGAAGGACGACTACTCCGGCAACGACTTCGGCCACGATGAAACTCGTAATGGCTACGACACTCAGGGATCCTATTACGTTCAGCTTCCCGACGGTCGCCTGCAGAGGGTTTCCTACACTGTGAACGGCGACTCCGGCTTCCTGGCTCAAGTTGAATACCAGGGCGAGGCTCAGTACCCAGCCCACCAACCTGCCCCAGTTTACAAGCCCGCCCCTACTTACCAGCCAGCCCCCACCTACCAACCCACCCCCACATATGCTTAATTAATTCACAGAatgtttaccttttttttttttcattttattatgaGCAAATAATTTCATATTTAAAGTATAAAATAAAGTAAAACTACTCAAAGCGAATTTTAGTGTAAACCTTAAATTTTACCGAGACGTGACTGTCGACCCTCAAACAGCTGAAaggttattataatcatgggggagcgctaaacccagaggattatacagcgcatgtgggaagggggggatggaaggcattcaggctcaattcagctaactggagcacagatctaat
The window above is part of the Cherax quadricarinatus isolate ZL_2023a chromosome 72, ASM3850222v1, whole genome shotgun sequence genome. Proteins encoded here:
- the LOC128701389 gene encoding cuticle protein 7-like, whose translation is MAYKVFILAALLAIASAEQRPSYGPPPPTYSPPTPSYNPPRPAYNAPEPVGPAQYNFNWAVKDDYSGNDFGHDETRNGYDTQGSYYVQLPDGRLQRVSYTVNGDSGFLAQVEYQGEAQYPAHQPAPVYKPAPTYQPAPTYQPTPTYA